In Tachysurus fulvidraco isolate hzauxx_2018 chromosome 1, HZAU_PFXX_2.0, whole genome shotgun sequence, a single window of DNA contains:
- the slc7a10a gene encoding solute carrier family 7 member 10a translates to MDGTEANRRNCTRSDTAADSRPEKKSDSRERVTLKKEIGLMSACAIIIGNIIGSGIFISPKGVLEHAGSVGFSLIVWVLGGGICALGSLCYAELGVTIPKSGGDYSYVTEIFGGLVGFLLLWSAVWIMYPTTLAVIALTFSNYVLQPAFPNCLPPFIATRLLSTICILLLTWVNCSSVRWATRIQDFFTIGKLLALVLIIVVGLVQICKGHYDALEPQTAFEFIREPSVGQIALAFLQASFAFSGWNFLNYVTEEVVEPRKNLPRAIYISIPLVTLVYTLTNIAYFSSMSPEELLASNAVAVTFGEKLLGMFSWVMPISVALSTFGGINGYLFTSSRLCFSGAREGHLPYLLAMIHLKNCTPIPALLVCCTATIVILCIGETHNLINYVSFINYLSYGVTIAGLLFYRWKKPNLVRPIRVNLLVPISYLVFWAVLLGFSLYSEPVVCGMGLVIMLTGVPIYFIGVQWSQKPRWIYSAVERVTYVGQKLCYVVFPQGDPSETEPLTETTEKSEL, encoded by the exons ATGGACGGGACCGAGGCAAACCGGAGGAACTGTACGAGAAGCGATACCGCAGCGGATTCGAGACCAGAAAAGAAAAGCGACTCGCGGGAGCGCGTGACACTGAAGAAGGAAATCGGTTTGATGAGCGCGTGCGCTATTATTATAG GTAACATCATCGGTTCAGGTATCTTCATCTCTCCAAAGGGGGTTCTGGAGCATGCCGGCAGCGTGGGCTTCTCCCTCATTGTCTGGGTCCTCGGAGGAGGGATCTGTGCTCTGGGGTCACTGTGTTACGCCGAACTGGGCGTCACCATCCCCAAATCCGGCGGAGATTACTCCTATGTGACGGAAATCTTTGGAGGACTGGTGGG CTTCCTGTTGCTGTGGAGTGCAGTATGGATAATGTACCCCACCACACTGGCCGTGATCGCTCTGACTTTCTCAAACTACGTCCTGCAGCCAGCGTTTCCCAACTGCCTCCCTCCATTTATTGCTACCCGCCTCCTGTCCACTATCTGCATCT tgttgtTGACGTGGGTGAACTGCTCCAGTGTTCGCTGGGCCACACGCATCCAGGATTTTTTCACCATCGGAAAACTTCTCGCTCTCGTTCTCATTATTGTCGTGGGATTGGTCCAAatctgtaaag GACACTACGACGCTCTGGAGCCTCAAACGGCGTTCGAGTTTATCCGAGAGCCGTCGGTGGGGCAGATCGCGCTGGCCTTTCTGCAGGCCTCGTTTGCCTTCAGCGGCTGGAACTTCCTCAACTACGTCACGGAGGAGGTGGTGGAGCCTCGCAA gaacCTGCCACGTGCGATCTACATCTCCATTCCTCTGGTCACATTAGTGTACACTCTCACCAACATCGCCTACTTCTCCTCCATGTCACCAGAGGAGCTGCTCGCGTCCAATGCCGTTGCCGTG ACGTTTGGTGAGAAGCTGTTGGGGATGTTCTCCTGGGTCATGCCCATCTCCGTGGCTCTGTCAACATTCGGGGGGATTAACGGCTACCTGTTCACGTCGTCCAG GTTGTGTTTCTCTGGTGCAAGAGAAGGACACCTGCCCTACCTGCTGGCTATGATCCATCTGAAGAACTGCACGCCCATCCCTGCTCTGCTCGTCtgt TGCACTGCGACCATCGTCATCCTCTGCATCGGTGAAACCCACAACCTGATCAACTACGTGTCGTTTATAAACTACCTCTCATACGGAGTGACCATCGCCGGTCTGCTGTTCTACCGCTGGAAGAAGCCCAACCTCGTCAGACCAATTAGA gtgaATTTACTGGTTCCCATCAGTTACCTGGTGTTCTGGGCCGTGTTGCTGGGCTTCAGTTTGTACTCGGAGCCTGTGGTGTGTGGGATGGGGCTGGTCATCATGCTCACCGGAGTCCCCATCTACTTCATCGGAGTGCAGTGGTCTCAAAAGCCGCGCTGG